Proteins encoded by one window of Taeniopygia guttata chromosome 1A, bTaeGut7.mat, whole genome shotgun sequence:
- the LOC100232706 gene encoding very long chain fatty acid elongase 4-like isoform X9 — protein sequence MASTWQKTQEFYNWILESGDPRTDSWPLVYSPLPVTLVFTSYLFMVALGPSCMRRRRQLELRAPLLAYNLAMVALSSYMFYEFLVTSVLANYSYLCQPVDYSRSELGMRQMARVCWWFFFSKVIELLDTVFLILRKKQEQVTFLHVYHHGSMLFNWWSGVKYVPGGQAFFVGMLNSFVHIFMYGYYALASLGPRMRRHLWWKRYLTILQLCQFVAIAAHSSYNLFTECPFPDGFNTAVFLYILSLLALFLRFYYHTYVRGKQEKLT from the exons ATCCAAGGACAGACTCGTGGCCACTGGTCTACTCCCCACTTCCAGTCACCCTGGTCTTCACCTCCTACCTCTTCATGGTGGCGTTGGGGCCATCCTGCatgcggcggcggcggcagctgGAGCTACGGGCTCCGCTGCTCGCCTACAACCTGGCCATGGTGGCACTCTCCAGCTACATGTTCTATGAG tttcTGGTCACTTCAGTCTTGGCCAACTACAGCTACCTGTGCCAGCCAGTGGATTACAGCCGGAGTGAGCTGGGAATGAGG CAGATGGCAAGAGTGTGTTGGTGGTTCTTCTTCTCCAAAGTCATCGAGCTGCTGGATACG GTTTTCTTAATTCTGCGCAAGAAACAAGAGCAGGTGACTTTTCTGCACGTGTACCATCATGGCTCTATGCTCTTCAACTGGTGGTCAGGGGTCAAATACGTGCCTGGAGGACAAG CCTTCTTTGTTGGGATGCTGAACTCCTTTGTCCACATCTTCATGTACGGCTACTACGCCCTGGCCAGCCTGGGACCACGGATGCGCCGGCACCTCTGGTGGAAGCGTTACCTGACCATCCTGCAGCTG TGCCAGTTTGTGGCCATTGCTGCTCATTCTTCCTACAACCTCTTCACGGAGTGCCCGTTCCCTGACGGCTTCAACACCGCAGTCTTCCTCTACATCCTCAGCCTCCTGGCTCTCTTCCTACGCTTCTACTATCACACCTATGTCaggggaaagcaggaaaagctgacTTGA
- the KCNA5 gene encoding potassium voltage-gated channel subfamily A member 5, producing MEIALVTLENGGTTAIAGGEDATGGRARWRGNLLHLAGSPPLSDGKESAPPPPPPAGDEERERPPPGPRAGGPEPRAAEPRAAPAPPPRPPPRAPRPAADSGPCEEGGHRRGMAMAAAGDEEEEAAANPGSMHHQRVLINISGLRFETQLGTLNQFPDTLLGDPDKRIRYFDPLRNEYFFDRNRPSFDGILYFYQSGGKLRRPVNVSIDVFADEIRFYQLGEEAMERFREDEGFIKEEEKPLPRNEFQRQVWLIFEYPESSSSARAIAIVSVLVILISIITFCLETLPEFRDEREMPIPLPPQGGGLNGTPGDSPPMQPPSSLADPFFIIETTCVIWFTFELLVRFFACPSKPEFSRNIMNIIDIVAIIPYFITLGTELAHEQQQPGAGSSNGGGGQQQAMSLAILRVIRLVRVFRIFKLSRHSKGLQILGQTLKASMRELGLLIFFLFIGVILFSSAVYFAEADDPESHFSSIPDAFWWAVVTMTTVGYGDMRPVTVGGKIVGSLCAIAGVLTIALPVPVIVSNFNYFYHRETDHEEQAVLKDEHSSAQGSTAGGEVKRRPSKNSLNKSVVHLENSEEFNNGTSSLEKANIKAKSNVDLRKSLYALCLDTNRETDL from the coding sequence aTGGAGATCGCGCTGGTGACTCTGGAGAACGGCGGCACCACGGCCATCGCGGGCGGCGAGGATGCCACCGGCGGCCGGGCGCGCTGGCGGGGCAACTTGCTGCACCTGGCCGGCTCGCCGCCGCTGAGCGACGGCAAGGAGagcgccccgccgccgccaccgcccgCGGGGGACGAGGAGCGGGAGCGGCCCCCGCCGGGTCCCCGCGCGGGCGGCCCCGAGCCGCGGGCGGCGGAGCCCCGCGCagcccccgcgccgccgccgcggccgccgccccgcgccccgcgccccgccgcggACTCGGGGCCGTGCGAGGAAGGGGGACACCGCCGGGGCATGGCCATGGCAGCGGCGGgcgacgaggaggaggaggcggcggccaACCCGGGCTCTATGCACCACCAGCGGGTGCTGATCAACATCTCGGGGCTGCGCTTCGAGACGCAGCTGGGCACCCTCAACCAGTTCCCCGACACGCTGCTGGGGGACCCCGACAAGCGCATTCGCTACTTCGACCCGCTCCGCAACGAGTACTTCTTCGACCGCAACCGGCCCAGCTTCGACGGCATCCTCTACTTCTACCAGTCCGGGGGCAAGCTCCGCCGGCCCGTCAATGTCTCCATCGACGTTTTCGCCGACGAGATCCGCTTCTACCAGCTGGGTGAGGAGGCCATGGAGCGCTTCCGAGAGGACGAGGGCTTCATCAAAGAGGAGGAGAAGCCCCTGCCCCGCAATGAGTTCCAGCGCCAGGTCTGGCTCATCTTTGAGTACCCCgagagctccagctcagcccGGGCCATCGCCATCGTCTCCGTGCTGGTCATCCTCATCTCCATCATCACCTTCTGCCTGGAGACCCTGCCCGAGTTCAGGGACGAAAGGGAGATGCCCATACCCCTGCCCCCGCAAGGTGGAGGTTTGAATGGCACACCCGGGGACTCCCCACCCATGCAACCACCCAGCAGCCTGGCTGACCCCTTCTTCATCATCGAGACCACCTGTGTGATCTGGTTCACCTTCGAGCTCCTCGTGCGCTTCTTCGCCTGCCCCAGCAAGCCCGAGTTCTCCCGCAACATCATGAACATCATCGACATCGTGGCCATCATCCCCTACTTCATCACCCTGGGCACCGAGCTGGCCcacgagcagcagcagcccgggGCTGGCAGTAGCAATGGGGGTGGGGGCCAGCAGCAAGCCATGTCCCTGGCCATCCTCAGAGTCATCCGCCTGGTCAGAGTCTTCAGGATCTTCAAGCTCTCCAGGCACTCCAAGGGGCTGCAGATCTTGGGACAGACTTTGAAAGCCAgcatgagggagctgggcctcctcatcttcttcctcttcatcgGGGTGATCCTCTTCTCCAGCGCTGTCTACTTTGCTGAGGCCGATGACCCCGAGTCTCATTTCTCCAGCATTCCTGATGCTTTCTGGTGGGCTGTGGTAACCATGACTACTGTGGGCTATGGGGACATGAGACCTGTCACTGTGGGGGGCAAGATTGTGGGCTCCTTGTGTGCCATCGCGGGTGTGCTCACCATTGCCCTGCCTGTTCCCGTCATCGTGTCCAACTTCAACTACTTCTACCACCGAGAGACTGACCACGAGGAGCAGGCCGTCCTCAAAGATGAACACAGCAGTGCTCAGGGCAGCACTGCGGGGGGAGAAGTGAAGAGAAGACCCAGTAAAAACTCTCTGAACAAATCTGTTGTGCACTTGGAAAACAGTGAGGAGTTCAACAATGGCACCAGCTCCTTAGAGAAAGCCAATATCAAAGCAAAAAGTAACGTAGATCTCAGAAAATCCCTCTATGCGCTCTGTCTGGACACCAATAGGGAAACAGACCTGTGA
- the LOC100232706 gene encoding very long chain fatty acid elongase 4-like isoform X7 produces MRCCELGMASTWQKTQEFYNWILESGDPRTDSWPLVYSPLPVTLVFTSYLFMVALGPSCMRRRRQLELRAPLLAYNLAMVALSSYMFYEFLVTSVLANYSYLCQPVDYSRSELGMRQMARVCWWFFFSKVIELLDTVFLILRKKQEQVTFLHVYHHGSMLFNWWSGVKYVPGGQAFFVGMLNSFVHIFMYGYYALASLGPRMRRHLWWKRYLTILQLCQFVAIAAHSSYNLFTECPFPDGFNTAVFLYILSLLALFLRFYYHTYVRGKQEKLT; encoded by the exons ATCCAAGGACAGACTCGTGGCCACTGGTCTACTCCCCACTTCCAGTCACCCTGGTCTTCACCTCCTACCTCTTCATGGTGGCGTTGGGGCCATCCTGCatgcggcggcggcggcagctgGAGCTACGGGCTCCGCTGCTCGCCTACAACCTGGCCATGGTGGCACTCTCCAGCTACATGTTCTATGAG tttcTGGTCACTTCAGTCTTGGCCAACTACAGCTACCTGTGCCAGCCAGTGGATTACAGCCGGAGTGAGCTGGGAATGAGG CAGATGGCAAGAGTGTGTTGGTGGTTCTTCTTCTCCAAAGTCATCGAGCTGCTGGATACG GTTTTCTTAATTCTGCGCAAGAAACAAGAGCAGGTGACTTTTCTGCACGTGTACCATCATGGCTCTATGCTCTTCAACTGGTGGTCAGGGGTCAAATACGTGCCTGGAGGACAAG CCTTCTTTGTTGGGATGCTGAACTCCTTTGTCCACATCTTCATGTACGGCTACTACGCCCTGGCCAGCCTGGGACCACGGATGCGCCGGCACCTCTGGTGGAAGCGTTACCTGACCATCCTGCAGCTG TGCCAGTTTGTGGCCATTGCTGCTCATTCTTCCTACAACCTCTTCACGGAGTGCCCGTTCCCTGACGGCTTCAACACCGCAGTCTTCCTCTACATCCTCAGCCTCCTGGCTCTCTTCCTACGCTTCTACTATCACACCTATGTCaggggaaagcaggaaaagctgacTTGA
- the LOC100232706 gene encoding very long chain fatty acid elongase 4-like isoform X10: MASTWQKTQEFYNWILESGDPRTDSWPLVYSPLPVTLVFTSYLFMVALGPSCMRRRRQLELRAPLLAYNLAMVALSSYMFYEFLVTSVLANYSYLCQPVDYSRSELGMRMARVCWWFFFSKVIELLDTVFLILRKKQEQVTFLHVYHHGSMLFNWWSGVKYVPGGQAFFVGMLNSFVHIFMYGYYALASLGPRMRRHLWWKRYLTILQLCQFVAIAAHSSYNLFTECPFPDGFNTAVFLYILSLLALFLRFYYHTYVRGKQEKLT; the protein is encoded by the exons ATCCAAGGACAGACTCGTGGCCACTGGTCTACTCCCCACTTCCAGTCACCCTGGTCTTCACCTCCTACCTCTTCATGGTGGCGTTGGGGCCATCCTGCatgcggcggcggcggcagctgGAGCTACGGGCTCCGCTGCTCGCCTACAACCTGGCCATGGTGGCACTCTCCAGCTACATGTTCTATGAG tttcTGGTCACTTCAGTCTTGGCCAACTACAGCTACCTGTGCCAGCCAGTGGATTACAGCCGGAGTGAGCTGGGAATGAGG ATGGCAAGAGTGTGTTGGTGGTTCTTCTTCTCCAAAGTCATCGAGCTGCTGGATACG GTTTTCTTAATTCTGCGCAAGAAACAAGAGCAGGTGACTTTTCTGCACGTGTACCATCATGGCTCTATGCTCTTCAACTGGTGGTCAGGGGTCAAATACGTGCCTGGAGGACAAG CCTTCTTTGTTGGGATGCTGAACTCCTTTGTCCACATCTTCATGTACGGCTACTACGCCCTGGCCAGCCTGGGACCACGGATGCGCCGGCACCTCTGGTGGAAGCGTTACCTGACCATCCTGCAGCTG TGCCAGTTTGTGGCCATTGCTGCTCATTCTTCCTACAACCTCTTCACGGAGTGCCCGTTCCCTGACGGCTTCAACACCGCAGTCTTCCTCTACATCCTCAGCCTCCTGGCTCTCTTCCTACGCTTCTACTATCACACCTATGTCaggggaaagcaggaaaagctgacTTGA